One region of Chloroflexota bacterium genomic DNA includes:
- a CDS encoding tetratricopeptide repeat protein, translating into MARLSLSLLGPFQVALNGKPITDFESDRVRALLAYLAVEADRPHRREKLAALLWPDWLDRSALTNLRNALSNLRKTIGDRKTTTPVLLVDRETIQFNLASDTLVDVHLFKSFTSSDQPANFLEKGIGLYRSSFLEGFGLKDSAPFEEWSRTIRDQLQRQCLTALEQLTDHFERRGDAEKAREYAWKQIALAPWSEEAHRHLMRLLAASGQRSAALAQYETCRHALEQELGVTPSPETVALYESIRDGKFAEREATPQSPVSLASSPRPATLPVWLTPFVAREEIVAEILARVQDPTCRLLTLVGPGGSGKTRLAVEAAAKLAPAFPQGVCFVSLASLQSAENIVPAIAHALALSFREQEEPQPQLLHYLRKRTMLLVLDNFEHLINDPESERDGGVEIITKLLETAPGIKVLVTSRVSLNAPGEHLLPVPSMRYPEQTPANLSDALEYGAVQLFIQDARRVRPGFEPSDEDLLQVIQICRLVQGMPLGILLAAAWMRMLSPAEIATQLAAHKLDFLEVEWHSLPERQRSMRVVFDYSWRLLSERERQILMALAVFRGGFTYAAAQSVAMTQDAAATLRDLMGLVNSSMLQRTATGRYEMHELLRQYAEEKLRQSAGGEQGAHDRHTAYFTAALRQWAMDLEGAHQQDALAELDVENNNVRAAWSWAVKHGQVNRLADGMKGLGAFCDWRARYKEGEKAFRSMAEKLAAQGSAQPAEQLKVWASALAWQARFNQRLGSIEKARAGAHQSLALLDEPTLGAQDVRWERALALEIIGEIEVQFGNCHDGKAPLSTGLALYRELDDRRSVANCLRSLGRLFERIGNYVQAVELHRKSVDICRALGAQRDMVDALLDLMIDLHCLGQDAEADRLLHESFEIAQQLGDQATLTAVRYRMATVLMETEPEESLALLEECVTVYAELGDRHRWALALMRVGDARMHLGEYAQAHAPLQESLAWYRQVDNWWGIGAALRISGELALIEDRYPEAGQLLQESAAAFRRNGARSDVGWALAALGMAAALSGNLDQAQQFLADAMHIALRFRHQFMPKPVLLGQAILAAKEGHVEHALEFWVLLSRMSPFTPRVYQDFYRKHLAPAIATLPPEQIAATHARKQGNDVWATLEELLAGLRD; encoded by the coding sequence ATGGCTCGACTGTCGTTGTCGCTACTGGGTCCGTTTCAAGTAGCGTTGAATGGAAAACCGATTACCGATTTCGAGTCGGATCGCGTGCGCGCGCTGTTGGCGTACCTCGCCGTCGAAGCCGACCGTCCGCATCGCCGCGAAAAGTTGGCTGCGTTGCTGTGGCCCGATTGGCTCGACCGGTCGGCGCTGACCAACCTGCGGAATGCGCTTTCTAATTTGCGTAAAACAATTGGTGATCGCAAGACCACGACGCCGGTTTTACTCGTTGATCGAGAGACAATTCAGTTTAATCTGGCGAGCGATACTTTGGTTGACGTGCACTTGTTCAAGTCTTTTACCTCGTCGGATCAACCGGCAAATTTTCTCGAAAAAGGAATCGGACTATATCGCAGTTCTTTTCTGGAGGGCTTTGGACTCAAAGACAGCGCACCGTTTGAAGAATGGTCGCGGACGATCCGTGACCAACTGCAACGCCAATGCTTGACTGCCCTGGAACAATTGACCGACCATTTTGAGCGACGCGGCGATGCGGAGAAAGCGCGCGAGTACGCCTGGAAACAAATCGCGCTCGCGCCCTGGTCGGAAGAAGCCCATCGTCATTTGATGCGGTTGCTCGCCGCGAGCGGGCAACGCAGCGCCGCGCTGGCGCAGTACGAAACGTGTCGTCACGCGCTAGAACAAGAATTGGGCGTCACGCCATCGCCAGAAACGGTGGCTTTGTACGAAAGTATTCGGGATGGAAAATTCGCCGAACGTGAAGCAACGCCCCAGTCTCCGGTTTCGCTCGCGAGTTCGCCGCGCCCGGCGACTTTGCCGGTGTGGTTGACGCCGTTCGTCGCGCGCGAAGAAATCGTTGCGGAAATTCTCGCGCGCGTACAAGATCCGACCTGCCGGTTGTTGACCCTGGTCGGTCCCGGTGGTAGTGGCAAGACGCGCCTCGCCGTCGAAGCGGCGGCTAAACTGGCTCCGGCATTTCCGCAAGGCGTGTGTTTTGTTTCGCTGGCTTCGCTGCAATCGGCGGAGAACATCGTGCCGGCGATAGCCCATGCGCTGGCATTATCGTTCCGCGAGCAGGAAGAACCGCAACCGCAACTGCTCCACTATTTACGCAAGCGGACGATGCTCTTGGTGTTGGACAATTTCGAACACTTGATCAACGATCCTGAATCCGAACGCGACGGCGGCGTCGAGATCATCACCAAATTGCTTGAGACGGCGCCGGGGATCAAGGTCTTGGTCACCTCGCGCGTGAGTTTGAACGCGCCGGGCGAGCACCTCTTGCCCGTTCCCAGTATGCGCTATCCGGAACAGACGCCGGCGAATTTGTCCGATGCGCTTGAATACGGCGCGGTGCAACTCTTCATTCAAGATGCGCGGCGCGTGCGTCCTGGGTTCGAACCGAGCGACGAGGATTTGTTGCAGGTGATTCAAATTTGCCGGTTGGTGCAAGGAATGCCGTTGGGCATTTTGCTCGCCGCCGCGTGGATGCGGATGCTTTCGCCGGCGGAAATCGCGACCCAGCTTGCCGCGCACAAATTGGATTTTCTGGAAGTCGAATGGCACAGTTTGCCGGAGCGACAGCGCAGTATGCGCGTCGTCTTCGATTATTCATGGCGTTTGTTGAGCGAGCGCGAGCGACAAATCTTGATGGCGCTCGCGGTCTTTCGCGGGGGATTTACGTACGCGGCGGCGCAAAGCGTGGCAATGACACAAGACGCGGCGGCGACGTTGCGCGATTTGATGGGCTTGGTCAATAGTTCGATGTTGCAACGCACGGCGACCGGACGATACGAGATGCACGAACTGTTGCGTCAATACGCCGAAGAAAAATTGCGCCAGTCTGCCGGCGGAGAACAAGGCGCGCATGATCGGCACACCGCGTACTTTACCGCGGCGTTGCGGCAGTGGGCGATGGACCTTGAAGGCGCGCACCAGCAGGATGCGTTGGCGGAACTCGACGTTGAAAATAACAATGTGCGCGCGGCATGGTCGTGGGCGGTGAAGCACGGGCAAGTGAACCGATTAGCCGATGGGATGAAAGGGCTGGGCGCGTTTTGTGATTGGCGGGCGCGTTACAAGGAAGGCGAAAAAGCGTTTCGGAGTATGGCGGAAAAGCTTGCCGCCCAGGGTTCGGCTCAACCGGCGGAACAACTGAAAGTGTGGGCAAGCGCGTTGGCGTGGCAAGCGCGCTTTAACCAACGTTTGGGAAGCATCGAAAAAGCGCGCGCGGGCGCACACCAAAGTCTGGCTCTGCTCGATGAACCAACCTTGGGTGCACAAGACGTGCGCTGGGAGCGCGCCCTCGCTTTGGAAATCATCGGCGAAATAGAAGTACAATTCGGCAACTGTCACGACGGCAAAGCGCCGCTATCCACCGGGCTAGCGTTGTATCGCGAACTGGATGACCGTCGCTCCGTCGCGAATTGTCTGCGGAGTCTGGGGCGGTTATTCGAGCGCATTGGCAATTATGTCCAGGCAGTCGAATTGCATCGCAAGAGCGTGGACATTTGTCGCGCGTTAGGCGCGCAACGCGATATGGTGGACGCGCTCTTGGACTTGATGATTGATCTGCATTGCTTGGGGCAGGACGCAGAAGCGGATCGGCTGTTGCATGAGAGTTTTGAGATCGCGCAGCAACTTGGCGACCAGGCAACGCTGACTGCGGTGCGCTATCGCATGGCGACGGTTTTGATGGAAACCGAACCGGAAGAATCACTCGCGTTATTGGAAGAGTGCGTGACGGTCTACGCCGAGTTGGGTGATCGTCATCGGTGGGCGTTGGCGCTCATGCGCGTCGGCGATGCGCGGATGCACCTGGGTGAGTACGCGCAAGCACACGCGCCATTGCAGGAGAGTCTCGCGTGGTATCGCCAAGTGGACAATTGGTGGGGCATCGGCGCGGCGCTGCGTATCTCCGGTGAACTGGCTTTGATCGAGGACAGGTATCCGGAAGCCGGGCAACTATTGCAGGAGAGCGCCGCCGCTTTTCGCCGGAATGGCGCGCGTTCCGATGTCGGGTGGGCATTGGCGGCGCTGGGAATGGCTGCCGCATTGTCGGGCAATCTCGACCAAGCGCAACAGTTTCTGGCGGACGCCATGCACATCGCGCTCCGGTTTCGTCATCAGTTCATGCCGAAACCAGTGTTGCTTGGGCAGGCAATCCTCGCGGCAAAAGAAGGGCACGTCGAACACGCGTTGGAATTCTGGGTCTTGCTATCGCGCATGTCCCCGTTTACTCCGCGCGTCTACCAGGATTTTTACCGCAAGCATCTCGCGCCCGCCATCGCGACGCTTCCGCCGGAGCAGATCGCGGCGACGCACGCGCGCAAGCAAGGCAACGACGTCTGGGCGACGCTCGAAGAATTGTTGGCAGGGTTGCGCGACTAG
- a CDS encoding ABC transporter ATP-binding protein, translating into MIVLNEVAKTYDLSKGNSVAAVRGVTLEIRQGEFAMIIGRSGSGKTTLLNLAAGLTRPTTGEVLLDGVNLWELTDSQLSSLRGQKIGFVFQFPSLLPALNVFENVILPATFGAKRSTQTIHERARQLLHQVGLADKINVYPRQLSAGQQQRVVIARSLINQPQVLLADEPTSNLDEKTEQEIMELFRELHADLGITVAMVTHTRQLVSYGTRFVEMAEGQIVNGKVPMAAKCAGYHVPRARSERESRPIESLALSGSAE; encoded by the coding sequence ATGATTGTACTAAATGAGGTTGCCAAAACGTACGACCTGAGCAAAGGTAACTCGGTCGCCGCCGTGCGCGGGGTCACGTTGGAAATTCGCCAAGGCGAATTCGCGATGATCATCGGTCGGTCTGGTTCTGGCAAGACGACTCTGCTCAATCTCGCCGCTGGTCTCACCCGCCCGACGACCGGCGAGGTACTGCTTGATGGCGTAAATCTGTGGGAGTTGACCGATTCACAACTATCTTCTCTGCGAGGGCAGAAAATTGGTTTTGTCTTCCAGTTTCCCAGTTTGTTGCCCGCACTGAATGTCTTTGAAAATGTCATCTTGCCGGCGACGTTCGGCGCAAAACGTTCTACCCAGACGATTCACGAACGCGCTAGGCAGTTGTTGCACCAAGTCGGTCTTGCCGACAAGATAAACGTTTATCCCCGCCAACTTTCGGCTGGACAACAACAACGCGTGGTGATTGCGCGTTCACTGATCAATCAACCTCAGGTGTTGCTGGCTGATGAACCAACCAGCAACCTCGACGAAAAGACGGAGCAGGAAATCATGGAATTGTTCCGCGAACTGCATGCCGATCTCGGCATTACGGTAGCGATGGTGACACACACTCGGCAGCTCGTGTCCTATGGCACGCGGTTTGTGGAGATGGCTGAAGGACAGATCGTGAATGGCAAAGTTCCAATGGCGGCGAAATGTGCGGGGTATCATGTTCCCCGCGCTAGAAGCGAACGCGAATCTCGCCCCATTGAATCACTTGCATTGTCGGGATCGGCTGAATAA
- a CDS encoding FtsX-like permease family protein: MSLFQLAWKNISGNAFRSWVVGICALLVAAFALFTTLVLRGAETSLQLASDRLGADIVVVPLGAEAKMEGALVMGVPAKFWMPRANVEKIAALSEVESVSPQVYLETLKGASCCSVPNMFMIGYDPTTDFTIRPWLKQKFGNEGLRPGEVVGGSLISATEGDNNLRVYGSLVKLKTNLEPTGTGLDQSVFFTMDTAHDIARASYTQAESPLTIPTDQVSAVMVKVKRGADPYKVALKILNQIPDVVPIESANLFQSSRKQLAGLMGMTLSMMGLTWALAVVLIGLVFSMAANERRRELGVMRAFGANRAFIFKSLLAEAGVLAICGGASGIALAVLTVILFRQLIMVSLGIPYLLPSVDMLVLQVGGGLFLTLFSVGLAALFPALKTSRLDPAIAMRE; encoded by the coding sequence ATGAGTCTATTTCAACTCGCCTGGAAGAATATCTCTGGCAACGCGTTTCGCAGTTGGGTTGTGGGTATCTGTGCCCTGCTCGTTGCCGCATTCGCCCTATTTACTACCCTCGTGTTGCGCGGCGCTGAAACCAGTCTGCAATTGGCTTCGGACCGACTGGGCGCAGATATCGTCGTCGTTCCCCTGGGTGCGGAGGCGAAGATGGAGGGCGCACTGGTGATGGGTGTTCCAGCCAAGTTTTGGATGCCGCGTGCGAACGTCGAAAAAATCGCCGCGCTTTCCGAAGTAGAGAGTGTTTCGCCTCAGGTCTATCTTGAGACGCTGAAGGGTGCTTCGTGCTGTTCGGTGCCGAATATGTTTATGATCGGCTATGACCCAACAACTGATTTTACGATCCGTCCCTGGCTGAAACAAAAATTCGGCAACGAGGGATTGCGTCCCGGTGAAGTGGTCGGTGGGAGTCTCATCTCAGCCACCGAGGGAGACAATAATCTCCGCGTGTACGGCTCGCTCGTAAAGCTCAAGACCAATCTGGAACCCACCGGCACCGGACTGGACCAGAGCGTATTCTTCACAATGGATACCGCTCACGATATCGCGCGTGCTTCGTATACGCAAGCCGAGAGTCCCTTAACCATCCCAACCGACCAAGTTTCTGCTGTGATGGTCAAGGTGAAACGTGGCGCAGACCCGTACAAAGTCGCCCTCAAGATCTTGAACCAGATCCCAGATGTCGTTCCGATTGAAAGCGCAAACCTGTTTCAGTCTTCGCGCAAACAGTTAGCCGGTTTGATGGGGATGACTTTGAGCATGATGGGATTGACCTGGGCGCTTGCCGTTGTGCTGATTGGATTGGTCTTTTCGATGGCGGCGAATGAACGACGCCGAGAGCTGGGTGTCATGCGCGCGTTTGGAGCGAATCGCGCGTTCATCTTCAAATCCTTGTTGGCAGAGGCAGGTGTTTTGGCAATTTGTGGTGGCGCGTCTGGGATCGCCTTGGCTGTGTTGACGGTGATTCTGTTCCGTCAATTGATTATGGTGTCTCTCGGCATCCCCTACCTGTTGCCATCGGTAGACATGCTGGTATTGCAGGTCGGTGGTGGCTTGTTCTTGACGTTGTTCAGCGTCGGTTTGGCGGCGTTGTTCCCAGCCCTAAAGACGAGTCGCCTAGACCCGGCGATAGCGATGAGGGAGTAG